The following are encoded together in the Narcine bancroftii isolate sNarBan1 chromosome 10, sNarBan1.hap1, whole genome shotgun sequence genome:
- the LOC138743850 gene encoding uncharacterized protein, with amino-acid sequence MEPQQHTPPTTRKGNNNLPLATFTPKYCPPATFSPTTHSRPTTWNPNHTLPQQHGTPTTHSPNNTEPQQHSPLSHILPKILSTNNTLPNNTLSPNNMEPQQHTPPTTQKANNNLPLATFSPKYCPPATFSPTTPNTNNTLPNNTLSPNNMEPQQHTLAQPHSTQQHTPPTTQNPNNNLPLATFSPKYCPPATFSPTTPNTNNTLPNNTLSPNNMEPQQHTPPTTQKVNNNLPLATFSPKYCPPTTFSPTTPNTNNTLP; translated from the coding sequence ATGGAACcccaacaacacactcccccaacaACACGGAAGGGCAACAACAATCTCCCCTTAGCCACATTCACCCCAAAATACTGTCCACCAGCAACATTCTCCCCAACAACACACTCTCGCCCAACAACATGGAACCCCAACCACACACTCCCCCAACAACATGGAACCCCAACCACACACTCCCCCAACAACACAGAACcccaacaacactctccccttagCCACATTCTCCCCAAAATACTGTCCACCAACAACACTCTCCCCAACAACACACTCTCACCCAACAACATGGAACcccaacaacacactcccccaacaACACAGAAGGCCAACAACAATCTCCCCTTAGCCACATTCTCCCCAAAATACTGTCCACCAGCAACATTCTCCCCAACAACACCAAACACCAACAACACTCTCCCCAACAACACACTCTCACCCAACAACATGGAACCCCAACAACACACTCTCGCCCAACCACACTCTAcccaacaacacactcccccaacaACACAGAACCCCAACAACAATCTCCCCTTAGCCACATTCTCCCCAAAATACTGTCCACCAGCAACATTCTCCCCAACAACACCAAACACCAACAACACTCTCCCCAACAACACACTCTCACCCAACAACATGGAACcccaacaacacactcccccaacaACACAGAAGGTCAACAACAATCTCCCCTTAGCCACATTCTCCCCAAAATACTGTCCACCAACAACATTCTCCCCAACAACACCAAACaccaacaacactctcccctgA